A single genomic interval of Penaeus vannamei isolate JL-2024 chromosome 21, ASM4276789v1, whole genome shotgun sequence harbors:
- the LOC138865553 gene encoding platelet binding protein GspB-like, whose product MEDDSPKESNYAKEVNSATIENSAMENNSAKVEKGAKEDNSAKEVNSAKEVNSAKVENSAMEYNNAKIENSAKEENNAKEDNSTKEVNSAKEDNSAKEDNNAKEDNSAKEDNSAKEDNCAKVENSAKVENCQGREQCQGRKSAKEDNSATAEKSDKEVNCAKVENSAKVENSAKEDNSAEEDNSAKEGNSAKEVNSTKVENSAKEENSAKVENSAKVKNSAMENNNAKVENSAKEENSAKEDNSAKEVNSVKEENNAKEAKSAKEDNIAKVENSAKVEKSVKVEKSAKEDNSATVENSAKEENSAKLENSAKEDNSAKENNSAKVENSAKVENSAKEGNSAKVENSAKEDDSANEENSAKEDNSAKEDISAREGNSAKEDNSAKVENSAKEEKCAKEENSAKVENSAKEDNSENSAKEENSAKESNSAKEENSTKVENSAKEDNSAKDDNSAKEGNSTKDDNSAKEDNTAKEENSAKVENSAKVENSATIEIVPSATVENSAKEENSAKVENSAKEDNSTKVQNSAKGENSVMEDNTTKEENSAKEYNSATIENSGKVGKSANKGNSAKVENSAKEKNSAKEDNSAKVETVPSAKEENSAKVDNSAKEENSAKVENSAKVENSAKEVSIAKEENSAKEDNSAKEDNSAKEDNSAKEENSAKVENSAKEVNSANAKVKSSAKEENNAKEENSAKEDNSVKEDNSAKEENSANVENSAKERDKAEVASTRSDYSRGNLRQEVRVGAWNIRSLRQDDQLPLLSRELGRLGVGVAALSEARRSGSGTISVGGYTYY is encoded by the exons ATGGAAGACGACAGTCCTAAGGAAAGCAACTATGCCAAGGAAGTCAATAGTGCCACGATAGAAAACAGTGCTATGgaaaacaacagtgccaaggtagaaaaaggtgccaaggaagacaacagtgccaaggaagtcaacagtgccaaggaagtcaACAGTGCCAAGGTAGAGAACAGTGCTATGGAATACAACAATGCCAAGATAGAAAACAGTGCTAAAGAAGAGAACAatgccaaggaagacaacagtacCAAGGAAGTCAATAGTGCCAAGGAggacaacagtgccaaggaagataacaatgccaaggaagacaacagtgccaaggaagataacagtgccaaggaagacaactgtgccaaggtagaaaacagtgccaaggtagaaaactgccaaggaagagaacagtgcCAAGGTAGAAAAAGTGCCAAAGAAGACAACAGTGCCACGGCAGAAAAAAGTGACAAGGAAGTCAACTGTGCCAAagtagaaaacagtgccaag gtagaaaacagtgccaaggaagacaacagtgccgaggaagacaacagtgccaaggaaggcaacagtgccaaggaagtcaACAGTAccaaggtagaaaacagtgccaaggaagagaacagtgcAAAAGTAGAAAATAGTGCCAAGGTAAAGAACAGTGCTATGGAAAACAATAAtgccaaggtagaaaacagtgctaaggaagagaacagtgccaaggaagacaacagtgccaaggaagtcaATAGTGTCAAGGAAGAGAACAATGCCAAGGAAGCCAAAAGtgccaag gaagacaacattgccaaggtagaaaacagtgccaaggtagAAAAGAGTGTCAAGGTAGAAAAAAGTGCCAAAGAAGACAACAGTGCCAcggtagaaaacagtgccaaggaagaaaacagtgccaagttagaaaacagtgccaaggaagataacagtgccaaggaaaacaacagtgccaaagtagaaaacagtgccaaggtagAAAATAGTGCCAAGGAAGGCAACAGtgccaaggtagaaaacagtgccaaaGAAGACGACAGTGCCAATgaagaaaacagtgccaaggaagacaacagtgccaaggaagacatCAGTGCTAGGGAAggcaacagtgccaaggaagacaacagtgccaaggtagaaaacagtgccaaggaagagaagtgtgccaaggaagagaacagtgccaaggtagaaaacagtgccaaggaagacaacagtg aaaacagtgccaaggaagagaacagtgccaaggaaagcaacagtgccaaggaagaaaaCAGTAccaaggtagaaaacagtgccaaggaagataaCAGTGCCAAGGATGACAACAGTGCCAAAGAAGGAAACAGTACTAAGGAtgacaacagtgccaaggaagacaatactgccaaggaagagaacagtgccaaagtagaaaacagtgccaaggtagaaaacagtgccaCGATAGAAATAGTGCCAAG TGCCAcggtagaaaacagtgccaaggaagaaaacagtgccaaggtagaaaacagtgccaaggaagacaacagtacCAAAGTACAAAACAGTGCCAAGGGAGAAAACAGTGTCATGGAAGACAATACTACCAAGgaagaaaacagtgccaaggaatACAACAGTGCCACGATAGAAAATAGTGGCAAGGTTGGAAAAAGCGCCAATAAAGGCAACAGTGCAaaggtagaaaacagtgccaaggaaaagaacagtgccaaggaagacaacagtgccaaggtAGAAACAGTGCCAAG tgccaaggaagaaaaCAGTGCCAAAGTagacaacagtgccaaggaagagaacagtgcCAAAGTAGAAAATAGtgccaaggtagaaaacagtgccaaggaagtcaGTATtgccaaggaagagaacagtgccaaggaagacaacagtgccaaggaagataacagtgccaaggaagataacagtgccaaggaagagaacagtgcCAAGGTAGAAAATAGTGCCAAGGAAGTCAACAGTGCCAA TGCCAAGGTAAAAAgcagtgccaaggaagagaacaatgccaaggaagagaacagtgccaaggaagacaacagtgtCAAGGAAgataacagtgccaaggaagagaacagtgccaatgtagaaaacagtgccaaggagagggacaaggcgg